The nucleotide sequence aagtgttttaagttattgaaatatattaaatgcaattTGATCAAATTCATTGTAACATAATACAGCATTTTTCCTTTGAAGTTTTAATGTGATAATCTGCTTAATAGTTCGGTTTTTGAAAAACCATGGTTTGATATgttattcttttaaaaagaatcATGACATAGTTTTATACTTGAgccagaatatttttatttaataaatgcaatagaccactttcgagttcatccatcagcagaaaaaactcgtcaataaggcgcgcctttgtgacgtcatttaccagataaaggggatcacctgtatccctgcactttCAACATTCATCAAGCGTCctggtgatcgtcattgtgcaggataaactagaaataatttttgttttgtaagtacttattcacaattccctaatgacagcagtgctgattgtcaactATGAGAATTTAGTTTGCCGAATAAAGCGTGCAATATACCGGGtagtattataattttttaaccactcgctcaacattggaatggaagtgatgATGCCCCTAACAACAattgatgttcactaaaaccagagtttttgacgcaaatgcatcgaactcgaaagttgtctattaaatTTTGTTGCAATACAATTTTGTTGTGGAAAatctttttgtaaagaaaattttTATGACAAATCAGagccataatttttttttgtctgaaaattcacagaccccccaaaaaaaatttaGTATGTGCCTAAGAGGAACGCGAGTCACTCAATTCAGAAAAATAACTATTTGTCATATCTGATGTGCCATATTCCCAACTGGATCGCTTTTCTTGTGCGTGTTAAGCAGCGGGCTAGAACGACACTCCCACTGcttttttattggataaaaaaTCACCAGGCTACTTTTGAATGATATTACCAAACATATACACCACGCCTTACTAATTAACTTATTTCCTGCAGATTcatggtttaaatatgttaactcgtaaatAGCTTGGTATATATAACACTTATTCTGCAGTAGGAAAtgtacgcatgtgcaaacaaattttattggattgaGAGCATGGGTTTATACACAAAGCAAAAAAAGCAtgtcattttattatttaaataaatttacccCTGCAGTGGCCCCAATTGAAAAGCACACAAAGTCAGTTAAAATTATTCTTTTAAgtattatttcatgtttttattttattttttcaggcAATCAGACAAAAGATAGGATGTTTAGCAGTGATTCTGAAGACACCCCTGAGATTCCCCCTGATGTTACTCTTGATGTACTGGTAGACTCATTGAAGTAAGTCCCATACAATATActctttaaacaaaaattatcatCTGAAATTAGAAATTTAAAAGTGCAATAAAATCGCTTCCTTAAATGtgagttttctaaaaaaaattctagatggttatatttattgttatggatataaactgttaaaaatataatgaactgatgttgaaatattattttatctGACTAAGTAATTTGCATTTGTGTTTCATATGCCAGACAAATAAGATGTAGCCTTATTTTAACTTTGTTTTCCAGTTCAGAAAGTGACAGAAGTCATATTAGGATGCCACAACAAGACAGCAGACGACAAAATCTCAATCATATAACATTAGAACAGTTCTCACAAGGATTGAAAGGGAAAATAGGTTATATATCATGTTTACAATATATATCTTGCTGTGACATTTGATTtcaccaaatttatttaaaatattaaatgctATATAGACATAGTTAAATATATTCAAGTTTAAGTAATTTCACAACTTTCACTACCTCAAAATCGTAAAAGTAAATGGAAAATCTGTTCATGTGCCAATACCAAACATCAAATGTAAACACATTTAAAGAAAGACAAGAtttatcactttacacatacacACAAACACTCATTTTCTGCAGCTCCCTCCCCTATCCCGCCCCATAAAATCCCCAAAACACCTTTAAATATCAAAAGTAATGGAAAATACTCTCACAACATTGTTTTTTTCCTTGTTTTAACTTCTCTCTGTGTTACAGGAAGTGGTTCTGATGCTGGTGTTATGGGTGATGATGAAACAGAAGAGGAACATTCAGGTTTGATGTTATTACACAAAAATTACTGGTTCTTAATTATATTGCACTTCATTTACACCAagcactttttagctcacctggcccaaagggccaagtgagctttcccatcactttgcatccGGCGTCccgcgtcgtcgtccgtcgtcgttagcttttacaaaaatcttctctgaaactactgggccaaattaaaccaaacttggccacaatcatcattggggtatctagttttaaaaatgtgtggtgtgacctggccatccaaccaagatggccgccatggctaaaaatagaacataggggtaaaatatagtttttggcttataactctgaaaccaaagcatttagagcaatctgacatggggtaaaattgtttatcaggtcaagatctatctgccctgaaattttcagacgaatcggacaacctgttgttgggttgctgccctggaattggcaattttaaggaaattataccgtttttgggttattatcttgaatattattatagatagagataaactgtaaacagcaataatgttcagcaaagtaagatttacaaataagtcaacatgaccgaaatggtcagttgacccgtttaggagttattgcctttcatagtcaacttttaacaatttttcgtaaatcttagtaatctattacaaaaatcttctcctctgaaactactgggccaaattaatccaaacttggccacaatcatctttggggaatctagtttaaaaaatgtgtggcatgacccggccaatcaaccaagatggcccaatggctaaaaatagaacataggggtgaaatgtagattttggcttatatctctgaaaccaaagcatttagagcaaatctgacaaagggtaaaattgttcatcaagtgaagttctatctaccctgaaactttcaaatgaatcggacaaccggttgctgccccgaaataagtaatttgaaggaaattttgcagattttggttattatcttgaatattattatagaaagagataaactgtaaacagcaatattgttcagcaaaataagatctacaaataagtcaacatgaccaaaattttcaattgaccccttaaggagttattgccctttatagtcaattgttaacaattttcataaatttttgtaaatttttgggaaatattttccactgtaattactgggccaagttcattatagatagagataattgtagcaacaagaatgttcagtaaagaaagatctacaaacacattaccatcaccaaaacaccattttgtcatgaatttatctgtgtccgtTGTTAATATGTAcacagaccaaggtgagcgacacaggctcttgagagcctctagattacatttttataaagacgacattttttttctggacgaccttaaatatttgaaaagttaATTTCTTAATGTGCATAGAAATCAATTTAACATGTCAAATACTATTTAAAAGAGGAGATGGTTATTGTATTCAAAgatttttgtgttgttgggttgctgtcaaaTCGATGTATgtgtcatttatattttaattttttttttaagtcactcTTGATTTtctgctattattttttttcaataacctaatgaaacttttttgttttttttttttatatgaaatgaatATTCATATACCCAATAATGACTGATATGTCTACCTACAtcatgaaacattaaaaaattgtTTAGTGTCCAGAAACGTACTGCCATTAATATAAGAATAATGTTTGAAGCAAGGATTTCATACATATGCAATACATGTGTTAGGGAATGCATATTTGTACATCTCTTACATTAAAAAAACACCTCACTTTAACACTGGTTTGTTACCAAAAATTTCTTTAAACCGATGTTGTCCCTTTTAGCTTCCTGTGTTAATGAAATTAGTTTCAAGATTCAAgtatttttttcatggttttatgaTCTTTTTACAATCAGCTATTGAGGTAATTCACACAACAGTATTTGGACTAAAGAATTGTTGTTTATTACAGATATTCAAACATTTAGAAGAGGTCAGAGGATGTCTAGTAGATTATCCATGGGGTCTCTACATACACAGGTCTTAGAAAGATCCATGAACAATAGGTCTTATTTTAGTCCAGGAAAGACAATACCACATGAAGATTTGACACCATCAAGAAGAACATCAGTCAGGTCCCCAATGGTTTCACTGCCTGTTGAATCAAACTTGTCCCCATCAAATAGAAATTCAACTCCAGACAAGTCAAAAGAAGGTTCATTGATAATAGAACAAAACTTTACTccatcaaaaagtattaaaaatgtTAACTTGACTACTGACTCAGATTTGACTCCATCAAAAAGACCTCTAAGTTTGAAGGAGTCATTGTTGAATCAAACAAATCTTACAAGATCACAAAGGACTGGTACTCTTAATAGGTCAACAGCATTTCATGTTCCATACGAATCAGACTTTTCACCATCCCGAAGAACACAGGTTGTCAGTGAATTAGCCTCAACACCGTCAGGAAGAACTCGGATTGACAGTAATTTAGACTTAACACCCTCAAGAAGAACTCAGATTATCAGTGAATCAGACTTAACACCCTCACAAAGAACTCAGATTGACAGTAGGTCGTCAGCATTGCATGAACAAGAAGACTTAACACCATCAAGAAGGACTCAATCCAAAAACAGTATTTCATCTCATGTGGAGTCTGATCTGACCCCATCAAGGAGAACTGAGACCTCTAATAGATCTACAACATTTCAATCTCCAAAAACATCTGACCTGACCCCATCAAGAGGAACTGAGGACACAAACAGATCTACAACATTTCAATCTCCAAAAACATCTGATCTGACCCCATCAAGGAGGAAAGAAAACCTACACAAGTCTACAACACTTCAATCTCCTGTCAAGTCTGGCCTGACTCCATCAAGGAGAAGTACTGCTCTTAATACATCTTCATCTGTACACCCCTCAGCATTTAATGCCACTTTATCAAGAGCAACAAATACACCTAGGGAGGCAGTAAAAACAAATGAATTATCACAGAATGAATCGGGAGAAACTGATGGATCATTACAAGGTGAATCAGGAGATACTGAATCAAGTCTGTCACAGACTGCAGGTATACCTGTTTCATATGATAATGCTGACAAGTCTAGATTGACTAAATCTCGTATGGACACTTCACAAAATAGGCAAACTGAAGCTCATAGTCAGACACCATCTCTCAGATCACCAGGAAAATCATTGAATTCAATAGTGCCATCTTCTGGTACTAGACTGAAGAATAACCAAAAATCACAAAATAGGACTAAGGATATATTGATGTCGGTACAAAATGATGAGCAGGATAGTAAGACTGAGAAAACACCAAAGAGCCAGATAAGGTCACAGTCAAAGCTAAAGCCATCTATGAGAACACCACTGAGTTCAAATGTAACAATACTTGAGAATATAAAGCCTTTATCCAGCAGCACACCAGCCAGAATTCTTATAAATAAACAGCTGGGTACACCAAGCAGGGTACCAGTTACCCCATCATCTGGTTCTACTCCAAAAAGAGTTCCTATGGCAGGCAATTCAGTGAACAGGACTCCAGGAAGAATATCGACCAAACATTTGTCAATGAATATTTCTAACAATGCTAAATCATCTGGAACTCCAAACAAATCAGTTAGAAATCAATTAAATCTTGGAGAATACATGACAAACTCAGCACTGCCAAGTACAAACAGTTCACTAAGGAAGTTGTCGCATAAATCAGTTAATGTATCACAACAGGGTAAGAGAATGTAGCAGTATTTTCAGTACTTTAAGTTGTTTAATTATGATCATGCActtaacccttaccatgctgAGTTGTTTTCAGAAATTGTCTAAATTTCGagtatttgcaaaaatatgcaaatgatatgcaaatgagctgTACCCTGATGCTGATGCATACTGATTACAATAAATCTAAAATAGGTGATCACGGGGTGGGGTGGTCGGGGTGAGGAGGCGGAATTTTTTTGTGGGGAATTTGCCCCAAAGTTGGTCCTCAGGTACAAAAAGCGtcaattttgaccttttttcgttctttttctcGACCTGTAAGTCCGAGAGATGCTAATAGATGCATCCATCTGTAGTTTACATGTAGCGTGGACACCAGTGAACACTTTTATCACAACAGTTGTTAGGTCGGAGTGAAACTGATCTGGGTTCATCAGTGTAAAGAAGGTCATTTGCACCAAAATTCACCAAATTTCGgaatttttccaattttgaactttAACTGGACTTGCAACCGGAAGTAGTCGTTTCCTCGGCGTATTTTGATAATAGACACGACCAGTCGTTATGTGCCTTTAGGTTAACGGTATTTGTCAAGGTTTCAATCCTCTGAACTCCGTGATTCAGACCTTGAAGGTAAGCCCACCCCTCCAGAAAACCCAATTTTGTCCGATATCAAATTTTGAAGTTCGTATTTGAGctcaaaatgaatatttaaagtgAGAAACATGACATGAATAGTTTCAGATTGAGGAAACGTTCATACACTACGAAATAAAGGGTATTACGATGACCTCTAAATGTATGGAGCGCCATTGATGCCAAAATAACGGTATTCTGGGTACGGCCGTAATATTACGGCCCCCGCACGACAAGGGTTAATTTcgtttttctacaaaagaaaaatttctttaaatttgtgGAATTAGCTACCTTTACCTGTAATTTAACAAGGTGATACATGTATTCATTAATAAGAAAAGGTAAGGAGATAAgtcaaccaatttaaaaaaattaaattcattgacttctgaaaaaaaatcccaatgtaatgctgtaaattcagaaattaatgcaaggtttttattaaatGTGACTTGATGATCCTTGCAAAAGTAAGAACTCCATACTCATATCTGATACCAATCTATTTTTCTTTATGAGGTTGCAATACATAATCTCTCATATTTGTCCATTCtccaaaaattacaataaaataggcatagtttaatttctgattttacagtatCCAATTGGCTACTGTAATTTAACTAGGTGTAATGACCCACCTTTTTGTCTGTTGCAAAAATTATTTTACCTCTAGCTTTATTTATACTTTAAGTTATTGACTTCTTTTAAATACAATCTACAAGTTTAAACCAGATAGTTTATAAATGTTCTACAATCATTTAAATTAGTGCAAGGATCAATTATTTGGAGCAGAGCTGTAATGAAAGTCACTCCGACCTACATCTTATTTCTTTGACACACACTAGAAGAATACAAATCTGTTTATTAATATTGAAACTGACTGTAACCTGCAGTTTACACTTACAGTTGATTATTTTTAAGTTAAGCATTAAGTTTCTGATAGAAAATGACTTCAAGCATATAAATAGGCAGTAGGATATACTTAGACTTAACAATCATATTTTGGTCCATTTCACACGAGCTATATTGGAATTTATCAATAAGTTTTTGGGATGTGAGTAATTTTGTCTTTATTGATCACCATTGTTATTTCTTGAAGTCATTAGTAAGTCTTTATAATCAGATTGTTAtggctttgatttttttatattttagcagtCAGTGATAGATTGGAGGTAAATGAAAGTGAAGAGGAATCTGGTGAGGAGGTATGTTTAACTAATATTTGATTGAGGTCAAATCTAGACAACTGAGtacttttaatattcagaaaTTTTTAACAATTACCGGATGAGGCTTTTATGCATAAGTATGCATGTAAATGGTCCTTACTTTACTTGCTGCCCATTACGCCCCTCAGCGTAATGGGCAGTAAAATGGcctttaatgtttttaaaatgaagttGGTGCATTTAAAACCTAGATAATTTGCCAGTCAAACTTAAGGTTAACCATATCAACATGATTAATATTCATGACTTATGACTTTACAAATGTTAATTTATACTTCATGTACCTCCATTGTAATGAGGAAATTAGTTTTTTgctacattaaaattaaaataaatgtgctAATGCTATAACTCAGTTAATTATATGGATTTCAGCTTGATACTATAGAGTTGTACAAACTAAAGACACCCCACTTGAGAGGAGATATTTCACAGATTCCTACACCAATATACAGCAGTACACCTGCACCTGTTAAACCTGTCCAGAAACAAATACCAAGGTGATTctttatacaatatttaaaacagtCTTCTTATGCTACAAGAATCTACCATTTCGGAATTAAATGTGTGTGTCTTTTGAAGAGACACTTGATATTACTGTTGTCAACTTCCAGAGATTGTGTTGTGATTTAGATTTGAATGTGATTCCTTAGATCAAGGTTTTATTAGGATAAAATCAAGGGGTTGCATGTGTTACATTGTTAGTCCTGCTTGAGAATTTCTAGTTTCATTGACACTGTTAGGATATAGTGACATAACTTGTGTATCTGAGGTTAATTCCATGTATCTAAAATTCAAGATGCCTTTAAAATGTTACCATTAGTAAAAATGTCCAGAAATGTGTTGTTACTACTCATGACCCTCTAGCAACAAGTCATGGAATGAGGTTTCTGTATTACTTGTCACATGCTCATAGCATCAGGAACAATGGTTAATGATAATTTCAGTTAACAATAAAGTTAGTAAAGATTAAAGAACAATTAAAACGTAATGGggtgatttcataaaaaaacccaaagaaTTTAAACAAATGCAGTGTTCAGCTACTCTTAGCAACTATGACCATGACTTTCAGGGTTTCCCCtggatcaattatttttttctccacaTCTtccgccaaaacaatatatttttcgccactttattatttgtttcgccaagtaacataaatatatttttcctttaaaatttgcttttttctACCCTCCCTCTTAATAAGATGAGTCTGCTCCATTGTTGTCTATGcttattctctcaaacttatctTAGAGTCTAattgtaatgaataaacactaagcatttacttttaaaaagaagaacttttttttaacttaaaaattatattttgaccAATTTTCCTAAAAGAGGAGGCCACTTATTTTtaatagtaaaaaatatataatgccctgaatataacaaaaaattttgataattgttttgaccatataatacaaGAAAGATGTACAGTTCTTTTGAAAGTTTCTTCAAACTAAaaatatgtgcccttttgtactaagaagtggtatttacaacaaaacaaaagttttaatcaTGATCCCTCATTTAAAGTGAAGTCATTACATTGAAGAGTTACTCTCATttgaatagatttcttcataacgatagtttttatacccccgctttgaaaaaaggggggtatactgttttacctctgtctgtcagtccgtccgtccgtccgtcagtcagtccgtcagtcagtccatcccatgaaactttcgtcacatttttctcaggaactacaatacaaggatttctgaaatttggtttcagggtttatctaagtcagctataccgtgtgatgcgttttcagattgatcactcgacaacttcctgtttaccgaacacttgtatgattttacacatgatagccaagttgaaaattttcgtcacatttttctcaggaactacaatacaaggatttctgaaatttggtttcagggtttatctaagtcagctataccgtgtgatgcgctttcagattgatcactcgacaacttcctgttaaccgaacacttgtatgattttacacatgatagccaagttgaaaattttcatcacatttttctcaggaactacaatacaaggatttctgaaatttggtttcaggatttatataagtcagctataccgtgtgatgcgttttcagattcatcactcgacaacttcctgtttaccgaacacttgcatatttttacactattaatattatccacttgcggcgggggtatcatcagtgagcagtagctcgcagtttcacttgttttttctagaccatcgtaaatgaaaaagttgagacgtaaaactatgcttgaaacaggTGTGTCACTCAAAAGACTTTAAAGTACCCtctcaaatcaattatctatatcaaagtcaatgattaaagtttaaaatcggagatttttcttgcttaacataacaattataacaacagttttcttttctggactatcattaaaagaaggagAGGAGACGTTAAAAGTTTGCCTCAAACACGTGCGTCGGAAAGTGGTTAATAAATCCTTTATAAGACATGTAAAGGACGCCATAAAACCATATCATTTTATCAAACAATGCAATCAACACCtatattaattagtcctttgttgttgatagctataaaatgcattcagctgattattgattacCTGTCAAAATTTTAACGAGCTCAAGGTGAATTCCAAGTATTGTCCGATCAGGTAAAGACCGAGAAACccagaaaaaagtaaataaacaagatggaagaaaataaatcgttatatatattttcttcaccgaattctttcgcaaatgacaaattttaatcgccacaattatcattttttcgcaaattgccagcggaaaccctgatgACTTTTAAACAATCAACCTAAATTGATCAACTTCCTACCTTTTTCTTCTTTCAACCATTTATTAACTTTTTATTACAATCCATCAAGCATGACAAGTGTACCTTAAAACACCTCCAACAAACAACAAATTGCAattaatttttctatatttttcagtCTTCTATAAGCAGCTGTGACCTTGATGTTTGATCTTTTGACCTGAAAAACAAAATCCTCATTCTCCTTTTTTACATCTTCAATATATTAAGGTTAAATGATAAACCTAAAAAGGAATCAAATGAAAATTTAGTTTCTTGATTACTATTAGAAATAGATGAACTTTTTGTGTCCAGTGGGCGTATTTTATGACCTTGACTTGCCTATTTAGCCCTCACATTATGACTCAAAGGTCTACATCGGTTGGTGAACATTAAAATATTGTTGTCAGAAAGTTGGTCAGGAAGAAAGCAGCCATTCTGGTTTTGCATAttgtcgctgggcttctaaaatgttgtatgtgacttttttggctaaaaatacttttttacaccaatggtctgggcgggaggaaatctttggtattacaaaatagcatgcagttagaccaatcaaaatgtgtgaaataagacatattacaaaattgccaatgtcagttgtttgtaaagtttgcttccaaaatgttgtatgaaaacttgaaaatcgttgtagaatggctttggaaaaaaaatcattgtacatttctttatttctgtgaaaataatttaagttcttggataatccagaaatgtcaaagtttttatttcactgctatttacaaaaatgttcaagtttacatacgacattttggaagcatgcattttgccaaaattttcaaagcctgtttgtgagatatttttttcttgaaaaatttgtaatttacaacattttagaagcccagcgacgatatgttGATCTTGTTTCTTTTCTATTATGATTTTGAAGTAGTCTTTATCACAACTAgcagtttttatatatataatcattgtattaaatgacattttttcCAGACCAATTCCTCAGAGGAAACCAGGCataaagaaaagcaaaaagaCAGTCTCTTCAGTATTACCAAACAATACAATAAAACAGGCATTTCAGCATTTCTGTAACATGAAAGCTGCTCCTGACACCATGGATGAACTCATTAAATAGTAAGttgtattatttcaaaaaaaatatatggatgcattaaaaaaaatcttaaatgacTGAAATTGTTGCTTCAAAAGATAAGTTTGACTAGTTTTAGGCTTTTAGTCTCTTAATAACTGTAttatagataaaaagaaaatgtgaacAAGAAAAATTATCAGCAATACAAGGTCTTTTTCCACCTAATACATGTTACAACAGTTATTGCCCCTAATTAATGATGATTTTTGGCTAATTTTAGTGTTTTTGGCCTGTTATCGTTATCCTCAATAGATAGATAGACTGCCAACAACAAACATTCATATTACGACACATTATACAACAGTCACAGAAGTCTGATGCTATCAATTATCATTAATTGAAGATTTTTGGCTAATTTTAGTGTTTTGGCCTGTTATCGTTATCCTCAATAGATAGATAGACTGCCAACAACAAACATTGTTATTACGACACATTATACAACAGTCACAGAAGTCTGATGCTATCAATAATCATCAATTGACTATTTATTGGAGTTATGTATTgccttttatcatatacttagcattgatatgatagcttttgcatatgtgtaatgagcggaagtacacaagccataatttcccacccgggctgataacccatatcaggtgcatctcgtgcacaaaacccataatagtgcctctcgtgcaagttacttccggtgtttccggtatcggttgtttacttttccattgtgacgtcagatattttttatgacgacgtcaaaatttacgggaacttttgtggggatagtttagtacttgttaacaaatgccattgacaattatgaatcattttatagtacaacaaacatggagtaataatgatcataaaactctttcaaattttcaatgtttcagtcaaaatgcctctatagccggaaatgttaccataaatatatatgaaggaagtgatgctgttgttggacaattatagtatacAGAGGCgaatttaggggggcaggggccCGCCCCCCTCCTTTTCGgggaaaaaattggttacttatatagggaatcactgaagcgcgactggagcgggccccctcttaggcagtcagtgggcccccacttatgaaaatttcttgatccgccactggcatatttgattcataatttaacttctttataaagtttttgactgttttagttattgcatttgtttatttgccttacataaaactattgtcggaagtatatgataaagcgattaatacatggccttttccatatcagcctgggtatcatccctcgacccatatcagcacctagactctgtctcgggatgatacccaggctgatatggaaaaggccatgtattaatctctattttAATGATGATTATCCTGatcttttattaatattttttgcacTCCACTtaggcattatgtttttggtCTGTGCCTTGGTTCGTCTTTCCGTTTGTCCGTCCATTTGTTCAGcttcaagtttaagttttggtcaaggtagtttttgatgaggtttaattccaatcga is from Mytilus galloprovincialis chromosome 6, xbMytGall1.hap1.1, whole genome shotgun sequence and encodes:
- the LOC143080390 gene encoding uncharacterized protein LOC143080390 isoform X2, translated to MAKKDTPRSMLQAFIENVPTTAPVKRTRARTRSPEDRHFNETVPNQKKRRRSSLAVKQTPRSMIESYMHDHKTQTPFVRVLRRRSKTFTPVIQSDVRDDVITPRTALEGFINNAPEETPVQRAVNESELDSESDIILPNETLHVTHSPIHNEDTGSITISQKERQNQHHITLQQFTQGMHNLTAGNQTKDRMFSSDSEDTPEIPPDVTLDVLVDSLNSESDRSHIRMPQQDSRRQNLNHITLEQFSQGLKGKIGSGSDAGVMGDDETEEEHSDIQTFRRGQRMSSRLSMGSLHTQVLERSMNNRSYFSPGKTIPHEDLTPSRRTSVRSPMVSLPVESNLSPSNRNSTPDKSKEGSLIIEQNFTPSKSIKNVNLTTDSDLTPSKRPLSLKESLLNQTNLTRSQRTGTLNRSTAFHVPYESDFSPSRRTQVVSELASTPSGRTRIDSNLDLTPSRRTQIISESDLTPSQRTQIDSRSSALHEQEDLTPSRRTQSKNSISSHVESDLTPSRRTETSNRSTTFQSPKTSDLTPSRGTEDTNRSTTFQSPKTSDLTPSRRKENLHKSTTLQSPVKSGLTPSRRSTALNTSSSVHPSAFNATLSRATNTPREAVKTNELSQNESGETDGSLQGESGDTESSLSQTAGIPVSYDNADKSRLTKSRMDTSQNRQTEAHSQTPSLRSPGKSLNSIVPSSGTRLKNNQKSQNRTKDILMSVQNDEQDSKTEKTPKSQIRSQSKLKPSMRTPLSSNVTILENIKPLSSSTPARILINKQLGTPSRVPVTPSSGSTPKRVPMAGNSVNRTPGRISTKHLSMNISNNAKSSGTPNKSVRNQLNLGEYMTNSALPSTNSSLRKLSHKSVNVSQQVSDRLEVNESEEESGEELDTIELYKLKTPHLRGDISQIPTPIYSSTPAPVKPVQKQIPRPIPQRKPGIKKSKKTVSSVLPNNTIKQAFQHFCNMKAAPDTMDELIKYTDTYFENTFKTLEAFALHAGRKTIDESDVELLMRRQGFITEKQPLNVLVENILPLELRQEIIPMARANNVIEPL
- the LOC143080390 gene encoding uncharacterized protein LOC143080390 isoform X1, which translates into the protein MAKKDTPRSMLQAFIENVPTTAPVKRTRARTRSPEDRHFNETVPNQKKRRRSSLAVKQTPRSMIESYMHDHKTQTPFVRVLRRRSKTFTPVIQSDVRDDVITPRTALEGFINNAPEETPVQRAVNESELDSESDIILPNETLHVTHSPIHNEDTGSITISQKERQNQHHITLQQFTQGMHNLTAGNQTKDRMFSSDSEDTPEIPPDVTLDVLVDSLNSESDRSHIRMPQQDSRRQNLNHITLEQFSQGLKGKIGSGSDAGVMGDDETEEEHSDIQTFRRGQRMSSRLSMGSLHTQVLERSMNNRSYFSPGKTIPHEDLTPSRRTSVRSPMVSLPVESNLSPSNRNSTPDKSKEGSLIIEQNFTPSKSIKNVNLTTDSDLTPSKRPLSLKESLLNQTNLTRSQRTGTLNRSTAFHVPYESDFSPSRRTQVVSELASTPSGRTRIDSNLDLTPSRRTQIISESDLTPSQRTQIDSRSSALHEQEDLTPSRRTQSKNSISSHVESDLTPSRRTETSNRSTTFQSPKTSDLTPSRGTEDTNRSTTFQSPKTSDLTPSRRKENLHKSTTLQSPVKSGLTPSRRSTALNTSSSVHPSAFNATLSRATNTPREAVKTNELSQNESGETDGSLQGESGDTESSLSQTAGIPVSYDNADKSRLTKSRMDTSQNRQTEAHSQTPSLRSPGKSLNSIVPSSGTRLKNNQKSQNRTKDILMSVQNDEQDSKTEKTPKSQIRSQSKLKPSMRTPLSSNVTILENIKPLSSSTPARILINKQLGTPSRVPVTPSSGSTPKRVPMAGNSVNRTPGRISTKHLSMNISNNAKSSGTPNKSVRNQLNLGEYMTNSALPSTNSSLRKLSHKSVNVSQQAVSDRLEVNESEEESGEELDTIELYKLKTPHLRGDISQIPTPIYSSTPAPVKPVQKQIPRPIPQRKPGIKKSKKTVSSVLPNNTIKQAFQHFCNMKAAPDTMDELIKYTDTYFENTFKTLEAFALHAGRKTIDESDVELLMRRQGFITEKQPLNVLVENILPLELRQEIIPMARANNVIEPL